A window from Streptomyces sp. NBC_00335 encodes these proteins:
- a CDS encoding oxygenase MpaB family protein, with protein MGTTERSDPEPPPPGGVLWTIAGDVRALLMLPAAFTLQVAHPAIGAGVDEHSVFRTDPWGRGERSLRSVQLWVYGGADAAAEGRRVRRLHKEIQGTDTRGRRYHSLDPACYAWVHATGFPVYLYAGRYLLRPFTPAQERQLYREWLQVGRILGLHDRDMPQSIEEYWPYYHRMLAEEIEPTKVARELLATDAPLPRPAGGPLPVRLLLRLTWPVLRAAFLHFRAFVTAGYMPPEARAAIGLEWTPAQERRLRRFSAVLRILVPLLPERLRYLPIARAARARARAAAR; from the coding sequence ATGGGCACGACGGAGCGCAGCGACCCCGAGCCCCCGCCGCCCGGGGGAGTGCTCTGGACCATCGCCGGAGACGTCCGCGCGCTGCTCATGCTGCCCGCCGCCTTCACCCTGCAGGTCGCCCACCCCGCCATCGGCGCCGGGGTCGACGAGCACTCCGTCTTCCGCACCGACCCCTGGGGCCGCGGCGAGCGCTCCCTGCGCTCCGTCCAGCTGTGGGTGTACGGCGGGGCCGACGCCGCGGCCGAGGGGCGCCGGGTGCGCCGCCTGCACAAGGAGATCCAGGGCACCGACACCCGGGGGCGCCGCTACCACTCCCTCGACCCGGCCTGCTACGCCTGGGTGCACGCCACCGGCTTCCCGGTCTACCTGTACGCCGGGCGCTACCTGCTGCGCCCCTTCACCCCGGCCCAGGAGCGGCAGCTTTACCGCGAATGGCTCCAGGTGGGCCGCATCCTCGGTCTGCACGACCGGGACATGCCGCAGAGCATCGAGGAGTACTGGCCGTACTACCACCGGATGCTGGCCGAGGAGATCGAGCCCACCAAGGTCGCCCGCGAACTCCTCGCCACCGACGCGCCCCTGCCCCGCCCCGCCGGGGGCCCGCTGCCGGTCCGGCTCCTGCTGCGCCTGACCTGGCCCGTCCTGCGGGCCGCCTTCCTGCACTTCCGGGCCTTCGTCACGGCCGGCTACATGCCGCCCGAGGCGCGCGCCGCCATCGGCCTGGAGTGGACCCCGGCCCAGGAGCGCCGCCTGCGCCGGTTCAGCGCGGTCCTGCGGATCCTCGTACCCCTCCTGCCGGAGCGCCTGCGCTACCTGCCGATCGCCCGCGCGGCCCGGGCGCGCGCACGCGCCGCCGCCCGCTGA
- a CDS encoding cysteine hydrolase family protein — protein MATTTLRQLNGFDETPATFEDAALVLVDYQNTYTGGVMELDGWESALASASRLLARARESGTPVVHVRDGGYGVDTEPGTLHASVAPRDGEAVVTKSVPNGFHQTDLDAIIEATGRKKLIIAGFMTNMCTLFTTEGAFLHGYAPTVVADASATRALESPAGALTAQQIHQAALATVTELYGVVVATGAELK, from the coding sequence ATGGCTACCACCACCCTGCGTCAGCTCAACGGCTTCGACGAGACCCCCGCGACCTTCGAGGATGCCGCCCTGGTCCTGGTCGACTACCAGAACACCTACACCGGCGGAGTCATGGAACTCGACGGCTGGGAATCCGCACTGGCCTCCGCCTCCCGGCTCCTCGCCCGGGCCCGCGAGTCCGGCACCCCCGTCGTGCACGTCCGGGACGGCGGCTACGGCGTCGACACCGAGCCGGGCACCCTCCACGCCTCGGTCGCCCCCCGGGACGGCGAGGCCGTCGTCACCAAGTCCGTCCCGAACGGCTTCCACCAGACCGACCTCGACGCGATCATCGAGGCCACCGGCCGCAAGAAGCTGATCATCGCCGGGTTCATGACCAACATGTGCACCCTGTTCACCACCGAGGGCGCCTTCCTGCACGGCTACGCCCCGACGGTGGTCGCCGACGCCTCGGCGACGCGGGCGCTGGAAAGCCCGGCCGGCGCCCTGACCGCGCAGCAGATCCACCAGGCGGCCCTCGCCACGGTCACCGAGCTCTACGGGGTGGTCGTCGCCACCGGAGCCGAGCTGAAGTAG
- a CDS encoding M1 family metallopeptidase has translation MHRKVIAPSVLAASLLLVIPASAASSVPGAPGIGDPYYPASGNGGYEVSHYDLRLQYQPKTDLLEGTATLLTTAKQDLSRFNLDFGLDVSEIRVNGVKAKFAKSGTSELEVTPASPLQRGRQSSVVVKYAGKPSEFKVDGWSAWQRTPDGGVAAQEPDSAVWWFPSNDHPLDKATFDVSVNVPDGTQAISNGVLQSQTSRLGWTRYNWRSNKPQATYLATLAIGKFDITTDKTASGLPILNAYSQDLGDNAGAARASVERTGEVAEWLEGVFGPYPFNALGGYVPNVPSGFALETQTRPFYSPRQFANGANVSVVVHELAHQWYGDSVSVDGWKDIWVNEGFARYSQWLWSEKEGEGTAQELADWAYGLRAAEDPFWQVKPGDPGPENQFHGAVYDRGAIALQALRNQIGDEKFFRILKGWPTERAYGNAKVGDFVRYAEKVSNQPLAQLFETWLYTPGKPAASALNPAAAKAPGARTLRSPAAKPAAEPKSWKKIAVTNTVHDDH, from the coding sequence GTGCACCGCAAAGTCATCGCCCCGAGCGTGCTCGCCGCTTCCCTTCTGCTGGTGATCCCGGCGTCGGCGGCGAGTTCCGTTCCGGGCGCACCGGGTATCGGCGATCCCTACTACCCGGCCAGCGGCAACGGCGGGTACGAGGTGTCCCATTACGACCTGCGCCTGCAGTACCAGCCGAAGACCGACCTGCTGGAGGGCACCGCCACCCTGCTCACCACCGCGAAGCAGGACCTGTCCCGCTTCAACCTCGACTTCGGTCTGGACGTCAGCGAGATCCGGGTCAACGGGGTCAAGGCGAAGTTCGCCAAGTCCGGCACGTCCGAGCTGGAGGTCACCCCGGCCTCCCCGCTCCAGCGGGGCCGGCAGTCGAGCGTGGTCGTCAAGTACGCGGGCAAGCCCTCGGAGTTCAAGGTCGACGGCTGGTCGGCCTGGCAGCGCACCCCGGACGGCGGTGTCGCCGCGCAGGAGCCCGATTCGGCGGTCTGGTGGTTCCCGAGCAACGACCACCCGCTCGACAAGGCCACCTTCGACGTATCGGTGAACGTGCCCGACGGAACCCAGGCCATCAGCAACGGCGTCCTGCAGTCGCAGACTTCGCGCCTCGGCTGGACCCGGTACAACTGGCGTTCGAACAAGCCGCAGGCCACGTACCTCGCCACCCTCGCCATCGGCAAGTTCGACATCACCACCGACAAGACGGCGAGCGGGCTGCCGATCCTGAACGCCTACAGCCAGGACCTCGGCGACAACGCGGGCGCGGCGCGCGCCAGCGTGGAGCGGACCGGCGAGGTCGCGGAGTGGCTGGAGGGGGTCTTCGGCCCGTACCCCTTCAATGCGCTCGGCGGGTACGTGCCGAACGTGCCCAGCGGGTTCGCGCTGGAGACGCAGACCCGGCCGTTCTACAGCCCCCGGCAGTTCGCGAACGGCGCGAACGTCTCGGTGGTCGTGCACGAGCTGGCCCACCAGTGGTACGGGGACAGCGTGTCGGTCGACGGCTGGAAGGACATCTGGGTCAACGAGGGCTTCGCCCGCTACAGCCAGTGGCTGTGGTCGGAGAAGGAGGGCGAGGGCACCGCGCAGGAGCTCGCCGACTGGGCGTACGGGCTGCGGGCAGCCGAGGACCCGTTCTGGCAGGTCAAGCCGGGTGACCCGGGTCCGGAAAACCAGTTCCACGGTGCCGTCTACGACCGCGGGGCGATCGCCCTCCAGGCGCTGCGCAACCAGATCGGCGACGAGAAGTTCTTCCGGATCCTGAAGGGCTGGCCGACCGAGCGGGCCTACGGCAACGCCAAGGTCGGCGACTTCGTCCGCTACGCGGAGAAGGTCTCGAACCAGCCGCTCGCGCAGCTCTTCGAGACCTGGCTGTACACCCCGGGCAAGCCGGCCGCCTCGGCGCTGAACCCGGCCGCGGCCAAGGCTCCGGGGGCCCGCACCCTGCGCTCCCCGGCGGCGAAGCCGGCGGCCGAGCCGAAGTCCTGGAAGAAGATCGCCGTGACGAACACCGTGCACGACGACCACTGA
- a CDS encoding bifunctional aspartate transaminase/aspartate 4-decarboxylase, translated as MPETTFSREEIQSFAQLSPFELKDKFIQLATAAQADKPGQKDTTARAMLNAGRGNPNWIATGPREAFYALGYFALEESRRVWTADNLGGMPEKKGIGERFESWARRHPDLPGVEMLSACVQYALTRWPFDKDAFVHELTDAITGDNYPVPDRMLTHAEHVVRGYVADEMFDKKPPEGNNLSLFATEGGTAAMCYIFDSLMKNGVLKKGDKIALMTPVFTPYIEIPELDTFEFEVVNVSASLFAETGVRQWRYPEEEVAKLADPSVKLVCLVNPSNPPSLALSDRVANQIKDIVATSNPNLVIVTDDVYGTFVPGFRSIAADLPRNTLLVYSYSKHYGCTGWRLGVIGLHDDNVIDAMIAAFPQDQKDRLAKRYGTLTLEPEKIRFIDRLVADSRSVALNHTAGLSLPQQTMMVLFSLFDMLDEGQAYKERIRQIVHRRLDLLLEGAQMKISEDDKRAGYYIELDLLAEAERVHGKDFADFLEKNYEPVDPLFRLAEQTSVVLLNGGGFDGPQWSVRVSLANLDDLDYLKIGHHLRAIFNDYASEWERAKANG; from the coding sequence GTGCCGGAGACCACTTTCAGCCGCGAGGAGATCCAGTCCTTCGCGCAGCTCAGCCCCTTCGAGCTGAAGGACAAGTTCATCCAGCTCGCCACGGCCGCCCAGGCCGACAAGCCGGGCCAGAAGGACACCACGGCCCGGGCGATGCTCAACGCGGGCCGCGGCAACCCGAACTGGATCGCCACCGGGCCGCGCGAGGCCTTCTACGCCCTGGGCTACTTCGCACTGGAGGAGTCCCGGCGGGTGTGGACCGCCGACAACCTCGGCGGCATGCCGGAGAAGAAGGGCATCGGGGAGCGGTTCGAGTCCTGGGCACGGCGCCACCCGGACCTGCCCGGCGTGGAGATGCTGTCCGCCTGCGTCCAGTACGCCCTGACGCGCTGGCCGTTCGACAAGGACGCCTTCGTGCACGAGCTGACCGACGCCATCACCGGTGACAACTACCCGGTCCCGGACCGCATGCTCACCCACGCGGAACACGTCGTCCGCGGCTACGTCGCCGACGAGATGTTCGACAAGAAGCCGCCGGAGGGCAACAACCTGTCGCTGTTCGCGACCGAGGGCGGCACCGCCGCCATGTGCTACATCTTCGACTCCCTGATGAAGAACGGGGTCCTGAAGAAGGGCGACAAGATCGCCCTGATGACCCCGGTGTTCACCCCGTACATCGAGATCCCCGAGCTCGACACCTTCGAGTTCGAGGTGGTCAACGTCTCCGCGAGCCTCTTCGCCGAGACCGGCGTGCGCCAGTGGCGCTACCCGGAGGAGGAGGTCGCCAAGCTGGCCGACCCCTCCGTGAAGCTCGTCTGCCTGGTCAACCCCTCCAACCCGCCCTCGCTCGCGCTGAGCGACCGGGTGGCGAACCAGATCAAGGACATCGTCGCCACCAGCAACCCGAACCTGGTGATCGTCACGGACGACGTGTACGGCACCTTCGTGCCCGGCTTCCGCTCGATCGCCGCCGACCTGCCGCGCAACACCCTGCTCGTGTACTCGTACTCCAAGCACTACGGCTGCACGGGCTGGCGGCTCGGCGTCATCGGACTGCACGACGACAACGTCATCGACGCGATGATCGCGGCCTTCCCCCAGGACCAGAAGGACCGCCTCGCCAAGCGGTACGGCACCCTCACCCTGGAGCCGGAGAAGATCCGCTTCATCGACCGGCTCGTCGCGGACTCCCGGTCGGTGGCCCTCAACCACACCGCCGGCCTCTCGCTGCCGCAGCAGACGATGATGGTGCTCTTCTCGCTCTTCGACATGCTGGACGAGGGCCAGGCCTACAAGGAGCGCATCCGGCAGATCGTCCACCGCAGGCTCGACCTGCTGCTGGAGGGCGCCCAGATGAAGATCTCCGAGGACGACAAGCGGGCCGGGTACTACATCGAGCTCGACCTGCTGGCCGAGGCGGAGCGGGTCCACGGCAAGGACTTCGCGGACTTCCTGGAGAAGAACTACGAGCCGGTCGACCCGCTGTTCCGGCTCGCCGAGCAGACCTCGGTGGTCCTCCTCAACGGCGGCGGCTTCGACGGCCCGCAGTGGTCGGTGCGCGTCTCGCTGGCCAACCTCGACGACCTGGACTATCTGAAGATCGGCCACCACCTGCGGGCGATCTTCAACGACTACGCGAGCGAGTGGGAGCGGGCGAAGGCCAACGGCTGA
- the aspT gene encoding aspartate-alanine antiporter translates to MIDFLVRNIFKPHPELLVFITVAFGFLVGKLRWKAIGLGAVTGCLIMGLIFGAQFKITIDGTVKNLFFTMFLFALGYKVGPQFFRGLKKDGLPQVLNAVIVCVTGLLVSWGFAVMLGYGPGLSAGLLGGALTQSAVIGVAQDAIGNLPGLSPSEITDQQNLVAVGYAVTYPLGTILCALLLANVLPRLYRRNLAAESAQLAKELDAPSDDPDLHEGYYEVVLRAYTIQRPDLVGRTIDDFENQQKALGQRIYITRIRRDGAIIDHTQQTVLREGDVVAVSALRESLVSFDARTHIGAEADDVELLGYQTENLHVVASEKAQLGKTIAELRAEPFMVGVYVDKLYRSGSEFPYRLSTQLERGDTLILSGPKRLVDPAGRAIGKPVPTSFATDMIWVGLGIFLGGCLGIPALTAGGVPISLSTSGGALIMGLVFGWIRGRYPTYGNVPPGAQWFMDTLGLCLFVAVVGLNAGPSFTSGLASAGWGLLLWGAVITLIPLLVGFLVGHYIQKIRFPILMGVLAGGQTTTAAIGAVNEESKSQVPTLGYTIPYAISNVLLTIWGAVIVLLNH, encoded by the coding sequence ATGATCGACTTCCTCGTACGGAACATCTTCAAGCCCCACCCCGAACTCCTGGTCTTCATCACCGTCGCCTTCGGCTTCCTCGTCGGCAAACTGCGGTGGAAGGCCATCGGGCTGGGAGCGGTCACGGGCTGCCTCATCATGGGCCTGATCTTCGGCGCCCAGTTCAAGATCACCATCGACGGGACCGTGAAGAACCTCTTCTTCACGATGTTCCTCTTCGCCCTCGGCTACAAGGTCGGCCCGCAGTTCTTCCGCGGCCTGAAGAAGGACGGCCTGCCGCAGGTCCTCAACGCGGTGATCGTCTGCGTCACCGGCCTGCTCGTCTCCTGGGGCTTCGCCGTGATGCTCGGCTACGGCCCCGGGCTCAGTGCGGGCCTGCTCGGCGGCGCGCTCACCCAGTCCGCCGTCATCGGCGTCGCCCAGGACGCGATCGGGAACCTTCCCGGACTCAGCCCGTCCGAGATCACGGACCAGCAGAACCTGGTCGCTGTCGGCTACGCCGTCACCTACCCCCTCGGCACCATCCTCTGCGCGCTGCTCCTGGCCAACGTGCTGCCCCGGCTCTACCGCCGGAACCTGGCCGCCGAGAGCGCCCAGCTCGCCAAGGAGCTCGACGCGCCCAGCGACGACCCCGACCTCCACGAGGGCTACTACGAGGTCGTCCTGCGGGCCTACACCATCCAGCGGCCCGACCTCGTGGGCCGGACCATCGACGACTTCGAGAACCAGCAGAAGGCCCTGGGCCAGCGGATCTACATCACCCGGATCCGCCGGGACGGCGCGATCATCGACCACACCCAGCAGACCGTTCTGCGCGAGGGCGACGTCGTCGCCGTCAGCGCCCTGCGCGAATCCCTCGTCTCGTTCGACGCACGCACGCACATCGGCGCCGAGGCCGACGACGTCGAACTCCTCGGCTACCAGACGGAGAACCTGCACGTGGTCGCCTCCGAGAAGGCGCAACTGGGCAAGACCATCGCGGAGCTGCGGGCCGAGCCCTTCATGGTCGGCGTCTACGTCGACAAGCTCTACCGGTCCGGTTCGGAGTTCCCCTACCGGCTCTCCACCCAGTTGGAGCGCGGCGACACCCTGATCCTCTCCGGCCCCAAGCGCCTGGTGGACCCGGCCGGCCGGGCCATCGGCAAGCCGGTCCCGACCAGCTTCGCCACCGACATGATCTGGGTCGGCCTCGGCATCTTCCTCGGCGGCTGCCTCGGCATCCCGGCCCTCACCGCCGGCGGAGTGCCGATCTCGCTGTCCACCTCGGGCGGCGCGCTCATCATGGGCCTCGTCTTCGGCTGGATCCGCGGCAGGTACCCGACCTACGGCAACGTTCCGCCCGGGGCCCAGTGGTTCATGGACACCCTCGGCCTCTGTCTCTTCGTCGCGGTCGTCGGCCTCAACGCCGGACCGAGCTTCACCAGCGGCCTCGCCTCCGCCGGATGGGGGCTGCTGCTCTGGGGTGCGGTCATCACGCTGATCCCGCTGCTGGTGGGCTTCCTGGTGGGCCACTACATCCAGAAGATCCGCTTCCCGATCCTCATGGGCGTACTGGCCGGCGGCCAGACCACCACGGCGGCGATCGGAGCCGTCAACGAGGAGTCCAAATCCCAGGTGCCGACGCTCGGTTACACGATCCCCTACGCGATCAGCAACGTCCTGCTGACGATCTGGGGCGCCGTGATCGTCCTCCTCAACCACTGA
- a CDS encoding SCO6745 family protein → MTLPARAARSCWHGAINPLHSTVYFSPDLGKEFAALGITDRNAVNLASRSAAMGSVGAGTVTATFYNYRHDLIARHLPAVWDTATPEQVLAARLRAVDSTLRRLLGEEAIASPEIAEAAGLAMRATEACTRHARTLYSAHADLPVPEEPHLKLWHATTLLREHRGDGHLVALLTLGLDPVEALISHTASGHGMTPKYLKSIRGWDQSDLDAAADRLRERGLLDAEGELTPEGAALREALETETDRLDEAPYEHLGAASVARLAEIGGGFTVQAFVAGAFPGDLMGKA, encoded by the coding sequence ATGACACTTCCGGCGCGCGCCGCCCGCAGCTGCTGGCACGGGGCGATCAACCCGTTGCACTCCACCGTCTACTTCTCGCCCGACCTCGGCAAAGAGTTCGCCGCCCTCGGGATCACCGACCGCAACGCCGTCAACCTCGCCTCCCGCTCCGCCGCCATGGGCTCGGTCGGCGCGGGCACCGTGACGGCCACCTTCTACAACTACCGCCACGACCTCATCGCCCGGCACCTGCCCGCCGTCTGGGACACCGCCACCCCCGAGCAGGTCCTCGCCGCCCGGCTGCGGGCCGTGGACAGCACGCTGCGCCGGCTCCTCGGCGAGGAGGCCATCGCCTCCCCGGAGATCGCCGAGGCCGCCGGGCTGGCGATGCGCGCCACCGAGGCCTGCACCCGGCACGCCCGCACGCTCTACTCGGCCCACGCGGACCTCCCCGTACCCGAGGAGCCGCACCTCAAGCTGTGGCACGCCACCACCCTGCTGCGCGAGCACCGCGGCGACGGGCACCTCGTCGCCCTGCTCACCCTCGGCCTGGACCCGGTCGAGGCCCTGATCAGCCACACGGCCAGCGGCCACGGCATGACCCCCAAGTACCTCAAGTCCATCCGCGGCTGGGACCAGTCCGACCTCGATGCGGCCGCGGACCGCCTGCGCGAGCGCGGCCTGCTCGACGCCGAGGGCGAGCTCACGCCCGAGGGCGCGGCGCTGCGCGAAGCCCTGGAGACGGAGACCGACCGCCTGGACGAGGCTCCGTACGAGCACCTCGGCGCGGCCTCGGTCGCCCGGCTCGCGGAGATCGGCGGCGGCTTCACCGTCCAGGCCTTCGTCGCCGGAGCCTTCCCCGGAGACCTCATGGGCAAGGCCTGA
- the aspT gene encoding aspartate-alanine antiporter codes for MGVLQDHPELALFLCLAAGYLVGKVRVGPITLGGICGTLIVSLLLGAWAKIEIDADVKTIFFALFIFALGYMAGPQFFANLNRKSLRFFALCFIELVSVLGLAYLLAKAFDLDVGTASGILAGAATESAVVGTATEAIGKLPDLTAEQISTYQGHVATAYTVCYLFGLVTIVIYTSQIMPMMLRINLADASRALWEKMRGGGSGGGLESDEREAMPGLVGRTHLVTLADGRTIGNLEEAFGRGVTVEAVRRGSKDLTPAPDLELLLSDLVLVVGRRSEAIAAGRAIGPETPGIPGVDTPLATRQVAMTDKSVAGKSLDEIRATHKEFGRSGVYVTDVLRGEQHLPANPDTIVERGDVVTLVGARSGLNRIVEKIGTVAKNDATDFIYLGLGIAIGSLIGQIVVRAGGVPLSLGTGGGCLISGLLFGWFRSRRQTFGAFPPQAATTIKDMGLAVFIACTGLTSGPQAWPLLKEYGALLPFAGIAMVLVPATISLFVGRKLLKIEKPLLIGAIAGQQCSTPAITSVTQVAQSSVPMLGYTITYALSNFLLPLTGPILVGILGA; via the coding sequence ATGGGTGTGCTGCAAGACCACCCCGAACTCGCCCTGTTCCTCTGCCTGGCGGCCGGATATCTCGTCGGCAAGGTGCGCGTAGGCCCGATCACCCTCGGCGGCATCTGCGGCACGCTGATCGTGTCGCTGCTGCTCGGCGCCTGGGCCAAGATCGAGATCGACGCCGATGTGAAGACGATCTTCTTCGCGCTCTTCATCTTCGCCCTCGGCTACATGGCCGGACCGCAGTTCTTCGCCAACCTCAACCGCAAGAGCCTGCGCTTCTTCGCGCTCTGCTTCATCGAGCTCGTCAGCGTGCTCGGCCTCGCCTACCTGCTGGCCAAGGCCTTCGACCTCGACGTCGGCACCGCCTCCGGCATCCTCGCCGGCGCGGCCACCGAATCCGCCGTGGTCGGCACCGCCACCGAGGCGATCGGCAAGCTGCCCGACCTGACCGCGGAGCAGATCTCCACGTACCAGGGCCACGTGGCCACCGCGTACACGGTCTGCTACCTCTTCGGCCTGGTCACCATCGTCATCTACACCAGCCAGATCATGCCGATGATGCTCCGCATCAACCTGGCGGACGCCTCGCGCGCGCTGTGGGAGAAGATGCGCGGCGGCGGCTCCGGCGGCGGCCTGGAGAGCGACGAGCGAGAGGCCATGCCCGGCCTGGTCGGCCGCACCCACCTGGTCACCCTCGCCGACGGCCGCACCATCGGGAACCTGGAGGAGGCCTTCGGCCGCGGGGTCACCGTGGAGGCCGTCCGGCGCGGCTCCAAGGACCTCACCCCCGCCCCGGACCTCGAACTCCTCCTCTCCGACCTCGTCCTCGTCGTCGGCCGGCGCTCCGAGGCCATCGCGGCGGGCCGGGCCATCGGCCCGGAGACCCCCGGCATCCCGGGGGTGGACACCCCGCTGGCCACCCGGCAGGTCGCCATGACCGACAAGTCGGTGGCCGGCAAATCCCTGGACGAGATCCGCGCCACCCACAAGGAGTTCGGGCGCAGCGGCGTGTACGTGACCGACGTGCTCCGCGGCGAGCAGCACCTGCCCGCCAACCCGGACACCATCGTCGAGCGCGGTGACGTCGTCACCCTCGTGGGCGCCCGCTCGGGCCTGAACCGGATCGTCGAGAAGATCGGCACGGTGGCCAAGAACGACGCCACCGACTTCATCTACCTCGGTCTGGGCATCGCGATCGGCTCGCTCATCGGGCAGATCGTGGTCCGGGCCGGCGGGGTCCCGCTCTCGCTCGGCACCGGCGGCGGCTGCCTGATCTCGGGCCTGCTCTTCGGCTGGTTCCGCTCCCGCCGGCAGACCTTCGGCGCCTTCCCGCCGCAAGCCGCCACCACCATCAAGGACATGGGGCTCGCGGTCTTCATCGCCTGCACCGGGCTGACCTCGGGCCCGCAGGCCTGGCCGCTGCTCAAGGAGTACGGGGCCCTGCTGCCGTTCGCCGGGATCGCCATGGTCCTCGTACCGGCCACGATCTCGCTGTTCGTCGGGCGCAAGCTCCTGAAGATCGAGAAGCCCTTGCTGATCGGCGCCATCGCCGGCCAGCAGTGCTCCACACCGGCCATCACCTCGGTCACGCAGGTGGCGCAGAGCTCGGTGCCGATGCTCGGCTACACGATCACCTACGCGCTCTCGAACTTCCTGCTCCCGCTCACCGGACCGATCCTCGTCGGGATCCTCGGCGCCTGA
- the sph gene encoding sphingomyelin phosphodiesterase has protein sequence MPQIQPRRARAAAAAVAAIAVGSLVATTAPAATAAESAAAPRLSVLSYNAFLMSKSLYPNWGQDHRAAEIPKASWYQGHDVVVLQEAFDNGASDALKANSAAQYPYQTPVVGRSKTGWDATGGAYSSTTPEDGGVAIVSKWPIVRKEQVVFKDACGADWWSNKGFAYVVLNVNGTKVHVVGTHAQSTDPGCGAGEAAEMRARQFRNIDAFLDGKNIPSSEQVIVAGDMNVDSRTPELATMLANADLAASDTRTGHTYSFDTALNSIAKYRYPTDPREDLDYVLYRKGNARPAGWENNVVLEQSAPWTVSSWGTSYTYNNLSDHYPLIGR, from the coding sequence ATGCCCCAGATCCAGCCCCGCAGGGCCCGTGCCGCCGCCGCGGCCGTCGCCGCGATCGCCGTCGGATCGCTCGTCGCCACGACGGCTCCGGCCGCCACCGCCGCCGAGAGCGCCGCGGCGCCGCGGCTCAGCGTCCTGTCGTACAACGCGTTCCTGATGAGCAAGAGCCTGTACCCCAACTGGGGCCAGGACCACCGGGCCGCCGAGATCCCCAAGGCCTCCTGGTACCAGGGGCACGACGTGGTCGTCCTCCAGGAGGCCTTCGACAACGGCGCCTCGGACGCGCTGAAGGCCAACTCCGCGGCGCAGTACCCGTACCAGACCCCCGTCGTGGGCCGCAGCAAGACCGGCTGGGACGCCACGGGCGGCGCCTACTCCTCCACCACCCCGGAGGACGGCGGCGTCGCGATCGTCAGCAAGTGGCCGATCGTGCGCAAGGAGCAGGTGGTCTTCAAGGACGCCTGCGGCGCGGACTGGTGGTCCAACAAGGGCTTCGCCTACGTCGTGCTGAACGTGAACGGCACCAAGGTCCACGTGGTCGGCACGCACGCCCAGTCCACCGACCCGGGCTGCGGCGCGGGCGAGGCGGCCGAGATGCGCGCCCGCCAGTTCCGCAACATCGACGCGTTCCTGGACGGCAAGAACATCCCGTCGAGCGAACAGGTCATCGTGGCGGGCGACATGAACGTCGACTCGCGCACCCCGGAGCTCGCCACCATGCTGGCCAACGCCGACCTGGCGGCCTCCGACACCCGCACGGGGCACACGTACTCCTTCGACACCGCGCTGAACTCGATCGCGAAGTACCGCTACCCGACGGACCCGCGCGAGGACCTGGACTACGTGCTCTACCGCAAGGGCAACGCCCGCCCGGCGGGCTGGGAGAACAACGTGGTCCTGGAGCAGTCGGCGCCCTGGACGGTCTCCAGCTGGGGCACCTCCTACACCTACAACAACCTCTCCGACCACTACCCGTTGATCGGCCGCTGA